A genomic region of Leptolyngbya sp. NIES-2104 contains the following coding sequences:
- the glgA gene encoding glycogen synthase GlgA, which produces MYIVQIASECAPVIKAGGLGDVVYGLSRELESQGHCVEVILPKYDCMRYDHIWGLHDAYKDLYVPWYDSWVHCSVYCGWVHGQMCFFIEPHTDDFFFDRGCYYGCNDDNMRFAFFSKAALEFLLQSNKRPDVIHCHDWQTGLVPVMLYEIYKYHGMANQRVCYSIHNFKHQGYGGSDILEATQLRRPEYYFNYDKLRDNFNPFSINFMKGGIVYANAVNTVSPHHAWEARHTDVSYGLGHTLELHQDKFIGILNGIDYGFWNPENDRYLPYHYSAESFEQKHYNTKALRERLLLREENKPIVCFIGRLDDQKGVHLVHHAMYYTLERGGQFVLLGSATESAIDKWFRHEKEFLNNNPDCHIELGFNEELSHLIYAGSDMIVVPSNFEPCGLTQVIALKYGTVPIVRGVGGLVNTVFDHDYDQAHPPEERNGFVFYESDNVALESGMTRAFDLWGQNRKIFNQLAIQGMKYDYSWKDPAKEYVALYNRIRHKD; this is translated from the coding sequence ATGTACATCGTGCAAATTGCCTCCGAATGCGCCCCGGTAATTAAAGCTGGAGGATTAGGAGATGTCGTCTACGGTCTGAGTCGAGAACTGGAGAGTCAAGGGCATTGTGTCGAAGTGATTCTGCCGAAGTATGACTGTATGCGGTACGACCACATTTGGGGACTGCACGACGCTTACAAAGATTTATATGTGCCTTGGTATGATAGCTGGGTGCATTGTTCAGTCTACTGCGGTTGGGTACATGGGCAAATGTGCTTCTTCATTGAGCCGCATACCGATGATTTTTTCTTCGATCGAGGATGTTACTACGGCTGCAACGATGACAATATGCGGTTTGCTTTCTTTAGTAAGGCAGCATTAGAGTTCTTACTGCAAAGTAATAAGCGACCGGATGTGATTCATTGTCACGACTGGCAGACTGGGTTAGTTCCGGTGATGCTGTATGAGATTTATAAGTATCACGGAATGGCAAATCAGCGCGTTTGCTACAGCATTCACAATTTCAAACATCAAGGCTATGGTGGTTCAGATATCTTAGAAGCCACACAGCTAAGACGACCTGAATACTACTTTAACTATGACAAGCTAAGAGACAATTTCAATCCGTTCTCGATCAACTTCATGAAAGGTGGAATTGTCTACGCGAATGCAGTGAACACAGTTTCGCCTCATCATGCTTGGGAAGCTCGCCATACTGATGTTAGCTATGGTTTAGGACATACCTTAGAGCTACATCAAGATAAGTTCATAGGTATTCTTAACGGAATTGACTATGGCTTTTGGAATCCAGAAAACGATCGATATCTTCCTTATCACTATTCTGCTGAAAGCTTTGAGCAAAAACACTACAACACCAAAGCACTCCGAGAACGGTTGTTGTTGAGAGAAGAAAATAAGCCGATCGTATGTTTTATCGGTCGCTTAGATGATCAAAAAGGTGTTCATCTCGTTCATCATGCGATGTACTACACGCTAGAACGAGGCGGACAGTTCGTGTTATTGGGATCAGCGACGGAAAGCGCGATCGACAAATGGTTCAGGCACGAAAAAGAGTTCCTCAACAACAATCCAGACTGTCATATCGAGCTTGGATTTAACGAGGAACTATCGCATTTAATCTACGCAGGTTCAGATATGATCGTAGTTCCGAGTAACTTCGAGCCTTGTGGACTAACACAGGTGATTGCTTTGAAGTATGGAACAGTCCCGATCGTGCGGGGGGTTGGTGGATTAGTCAATACCGTGTTTGATCATGACTATGATCAGGCTCATCCACCTGAAGAGCGCAATGGTTTTGTCTTCTACGAATCGGACAATGTTGCTCTAGAATCGGGCATGACCAGAGCGTTTGATCTGTGGGGACAGAATCGGAAAATCTTCAATCAGTTAGCGATTCAGGGGATGAAATACGACTACTCTTGGAAAGATCCAGCGAAAGAGTATGTGGCATTGTACAATCGCATTCGTCACAAGGATTAA
- a CDS encoding LL-diaminopimelate aminotransferase — translation MATVNDNYLKLKAGYLFPEIARRVNAFAQLNPDAPIIRLGIGDVTEPLPQACRTAMIQAIEDMGDRSLFKGYGPEQGYEWLREKIAKFDFQARGCEIDASEIFVSDGSKCDSGNILEIFGHDNTIAVTDPVYPVYVDTNVMAGNTGDANDRGEYGGLVYLPISAENNFTAEIPSQKVDLAYLCFPNNPTGATATKEYLKAWVDYAKANGTIIFFDAAYEAYVTDPTLPRSIYEIEGARDCAIEFRSFSKNAGFTGTRCAFTVVPKTLTAKASDGSDVELWKLWNRRQSTKFNGVSYIVQRGAEAVYSEEGQAQIKQLVSFYLDNAKIIREQLTAAGIAVYGGVNAPYVWVKTPDGLSSWDFFDKLLNVCNVVGTPGSGFGAAGEGYFRISAFNSRENVVEAMNRITAKF, via the coding sequence ATGGCAACCGTTAACGACAATTATTTGAAGCTGAAAGCTGGGTATTTGTTTCCTGAAATCGCCCGTCGGGTGAATGCCTTTGCTCAATTGAATCCTGATGCGCCGATTATTCGTTTGGGAATTGGGGATGTGACCGAACCGCTACCCCAAGCGTGTCGCACCGCGATGATTCAAGCGATCGAAGATATGGGCGATCGAAGTTTGTTCAAAGGTTATGGTCCCGAACAAGGCTATGAATGGCTAAGAGAGAAAATTGCGAAGTTCGATTTTCAGGCACGAGGCTGTGAGATTGATGCTTCTGAGATTTTCGTGTCGGATGGCTCGAAGTGTGACAGCGGCAACATTTTGGAAATTTTCGGACACGACAATACGATCGCGGTTACAGACCCGGTTTATCCCGTATACGTTGATACGAATGTGATGGCGGGAAATACTGGAGATGCCAACGATCGAGGAGAATACGGCGGATTAGTTTATTTGCCAATTTCAGCCGAGAACAATTTTACGGCTGAGATTCCTTCACAGAAGGTGGATTTAGCGTATCTCTGTTTTCCAAATAATCCGACAGGTGCGACAGCAACTAAGGAATATTTGAAGGCTTGGGTGGATTACGCGAAGGCGAATGGCACGATCATTTTCTTTGATGCAGCGTATGAAGCGTATGTCACTGATCCGACGTTGCCGCGATCGATTTATGAGATTGAAGGAGCGCGAGATTGTGCGATCGAATTTCGATCGTTTTCTAAAAATGCTGGATTTACTGGAACTCGATGTGCGTTTACTGTAGTTCCGAAAACCTTGACGGCGAAAGCTTCAGATGGCTCTGATGTGGAATTGTGGAAACTGTGGAATCGCCGCCAATCAACAAAGTTTAATGGGGTTTCCTACATTGTTCAGCGGGGAGCCGAAGCAGTTTATTCCGAAGAGGGACAAGCGCAGATTAAACAACTGGTGAGCTTTTATCTGGACAACGCCAAGATCATTCGTGAACAACTGACAGCGGCGGGAATTGCGGTTTATGGTGGCGTGAATGCTCCGTATGTTTGGGTGAAGACTCCGGACGGTTTATCGAGTTGGGATTTCTTCGATAAGTTGCTGAATGTTTGTAATGTGGTGGGGACACCCGGATCAGGGTTTGGAGCAGCGGGAGAAGGATATTTCCGCATTTCTGCGTTCAATAGCCGCGAGAATGTAGTTGAGGCAATGAATCGGATTACGGCGAAGTTTTAA
- a CDS encoding M3 family oligoendopeptidase, whose amino-acid sequence MTQAIELTQLDNPQEWDLSDLYKGFDDPRLTQDLDSLQTEAAEFRESFRGKVKDLSAEQLATCFKTLETISEKSGYLYAFPSLIFSADTRNTEAKQFLDKVMEALTSVENQLLFFDLELQKLEAAKFEELQKASVLSDYQHYLNRIAKYRPHTLSEEVEQTRNQDSLTGRQAFIQLRSIHLGEQEYEPVTTPDGRTVNTESELSALLYHPDPEIRTAGYQSVRKVMQQHNSLYSYIMNTVAQDHKVENQMRDYESTLQKQLLVDEVSEPVFRAIMSGTGDRFDLFQRYYTLKGQALGQKIRTADLYAPWTTEAAPPVTYKSGVETLLAALDQFDPNYARRAEEFFLKNWVDAKVRPGKRGGAFCSYTYGKHSYLLMSYTDDYNSLFTLAHEMGHGLHFAWIDDRQTYFNSNPPMVLAEIASTFNELLLLDYLLKQAKEDKSLTKSLITRQLEDQLNLLFRQSTISRLELAIHDRAAQGSFDHTFVNEEWMKLYQTLCGDAVEVLPEHQYDWARIGHIYFKPYYCYQYTASNIVSLACYQKYLEVGKDFIPGYLELLAAGGSLDQVEALRRYVGVDIEDPATIRGALTYVEKLLDQLQASL is encoded by the coding sequence ATGACACAGGCGATTGAACTCACACAGCTCGACAATCCGCAAGAATGGGATTTGTCTGATCTCTACAAAGGCTTTGATGATCCGCGACTGACTCAGGATCTCGACTCATTGCAAACTGAAGCCGCAGAATTTCGCGAGTCGTTTCGCGGCAAGGTAAAAGACTTGAGCGCGGAACAATTAGCGACGTGCTTTAAGACGTTAGAAACCATTTCTGAAAAATCAGGCTATCTCTACGCATTCCCGTCTCTAATCTTTAGTGCTGACACCCGCAACACCGAAGCGAAACAATTCCTCGACAAAGTGATGGAAGCGCTCACGAGTGTTGAGAATCAATTATTGTTCTTTGACCTCGAACTTCAGAAATTAGAGGCAGCGAAGTTTGAAGAACTGCAAAAAGCCTCAGTGCTTTCTGACTATCAGCATTATCTCAATCGAATTGCAAAGTATCGCCCTCACACACTATCTGAAGAAGTTGAACAGACTCGAAATCAAGACAGTTTGACGGGAAGACAAGCCTTTATTCAACTGCGATCGATTCATCTAGGTGAACAAGAATACGAACCTGTCACGACTCCCGACGGTCGCACAGTCAACACTGAATCTGAGCTAAGCGCATTACTCTATCATCCCGACCCGGAGATCCGCACCGCCGGCTACCAATCGGTTCGTAAAGTGATGCAGCAGCACAATTCGCTGTATAGCTACATCATGAACACGGTCGCGCAAGATCACAAGGTTGAAAACCAGATGCGCGACTATGAATCCACCTTGCAAAAGCAGCTTTTAGTTGATGAAGTGTCTGAGCCTGTGTTTAGAGCGATCATGTCGGGAACTGGCGATCGCTTTGACCTGTTCCAACGCTACTACACATTAAAAGGTCAAGCACTCGGACAAAAGATTCGCACCGCTGATCTTTATGCTCCTTGGACAACCGAAGCCGCTCCGCCTGTCACTTATAAATCAGGTGTTGAGACTTTACTTGCAGCACTAGATCAGTTCGATCCGAACTATGCTCGACGGGCAGAAGAATTCTTCCTCAAAAACTGGGTTGATGCGAAAGTTCGTCCAGGTAAGCGTGGAGGTGCATTCTGTTCCTACACTTACGGCAAACATAGTTATCTCTTGATGTCGTATACCGATGATTACAATTCGTTGTTTACCCTAGCACACGAGATGGGTCACGGATTGCACTTTGCTTGGATTGACGATCGACAAACTTATTTCAACAGTAACCCGCCAATGGTACTGGCTGAAATTGCTTCAACTTTTAATGAATTGCTATTGCTCGATTATCTATTGAAGCAAGCGAAAGAGGATAAATCACTGACGAAATCACTGATTACACGGCAGCTTGAGGATCAGTTAAATCTATTGTTCCGACAAAGCACGATCAGCCGATTGGAACTGGCAATTCACGATCGAGCCGCTCAAGGTAGCTTTGATCATACGTTCGTCAACGAAGAATGGATGAAACTGTATCAAACTCTGTGCGGTGATGCGGTTGAAGTGCTACCTGAACATCAGTATGATTGGGCACGAATTGGACATATCTATTTCAAGCCATATTACTGTTACCAGTACACAGCATCGAACATTGTGAGCCTTGCCTGCTATCAGAAGTATCTCGAAGTTGGGAAAGACTTCATTCCTGGCTATTTGGAGCTTCTAGCGGCTGGTGGCAGCTTAGATCAAGTAGAAGCACTTCGTCGATATGTGGGTGTGGACATTGAAGATCCAGCCACCATTCGAGGTGCATTAACTTACGTTGAGAAGTTGCTAGACCAATTGCAGGCGAGTCTGTAA